TATCAAGGGATACATTTAAGTAGGAAAATCAAGACTCTTGAGATCTTAGAATTGGAATTTCACAATTTAACATTAAGCTGTTAATGGGAATTGTGATTTGTGTGTGATACTATAAATGAGATTTAACTTTTCTGTTCTGGAGTGTTCTTGAAATAATTTCAAGTGTGGTAGCTCTTTAAAACTCGGGATATCCTTGCTCCTTCCAtactgtgggatttttttttaattacaaaaaaaaataataaaagagtgGTAAGAAGGTGATACATATAAAATGTGAAGACAGTTTCATGTCACTTACTGCATTTTCTACCTAaaatgttccagtttgtgttgcATTTCTGCAGCATGAAAAAGCCTTAGAGATCTGAATTGCTCTGCTTTTTTGGTTTCCATTTTTAGCATGTTACTAGTGTTGGTACAGTTACTAATTCTCACCACCACTGTTACGTGCTTCATGGGGGCACTGACATACAACATaggcttggggtttttccttcccttttttgagTATCTAGTAGTGGCTGTTTCCTTAGGTTCGGGTAGGGCTCTGGTTTGTTGTAACTGTATCTTTAAATCTGGGAGATTTTTAACCTGAGAAATTTTATTTGGGCTCCTGTGAAAGAATGAGTTGGCTACATGAAATACAGGCTGCACCTCTACGTTCTGCTTGTGCTGTTACTTCAGCTGAAGAtcttaaaagaacaaaacaaaccagacttTTTCTAATGCCTCTTCTGAGTATGGGGTAGACTAAAAATTGAAtcttgattattttttattttaaaaccaaacctgcacagctttatttgAAGCACTAACACTTCCCTACCCCACCCTCTGCTTGTTACTGTACCTGGATAGAAGAACTGCTGTAGAAAATCCCCtcttggaaagaaaataaatcctaATCCAACCTAGTAGCTCAGAAGCCCTGTTTAATTAATGAGGCTTCATCTGTTTGATAAATTTAAAGCCCCTTGTATATTTGTCTAAActactggaaagaaaaacattgtGACAAGCTCCTGAAGGAAAACCTGCCCTAGAGATAGCATCAGGAGTGATAAGATCAGAGTTTAGGCTCTCACTCCAGGCTgctttttggggaagaaaaaggggtATCCCCGCGGGTTAAACCCCTTTTGCCAGCTGAGGTTGGGTCAGAGATGGGGAAGGGGCTCTGATAGCTCTGGAAGAGAGCTGCGAAGCACAGCCCAGCTTGAGTGCCCGGGGCTGAGGATGCTTAGGACGGAGCAGCCTTgagccgggggggggaggggaggggagcggggggggtgggtgtgcaGCGGTACCTAACCGCCGCTGGGCAAAGCGCCGCACAAGCTCCCCCTCAACGAATTTCCCGGGCTTGTTCATTTCGTTTTTaactaaaacccccaaacaactccAATTCCAAAAGCGGTTTCTTTCTGGATCTGTTCACGGAAGGTacactttggggaaaaaaaccttggATTTTTAGATatgccaacccccacctccacccccccaaccccctgccgaaAGCACACGAAAATTTACTCAAAATGCTCCGAGCTGGCTTTGAAATCTTTCGGGCGTCTGGAGAAGATAAAGTTAACGCTCTTAAACCTTAGAACGGCATTCACCATTCAAATCCTGCAAATATTTCCAAGTCGTCCTAAGGAAACCTAAAAGCCGCAGCAAGAAATACAAGGGGTCGGGTAGAGCTGAGCTTTGGGAGAGGACGCTCGGAAGGGGCTCTGCGGGGAGGGATGGATGTCAGGGAAGACCCCGGGTGTACATACAACACCGACCGTTTCCCTGTGGATTCATCATGCGCTCCTCGGGCTACGCTCCGGGGCGATTTGCTGCTGTACTTAAATGTGGGACTGAAAACCccaaatatttgttttaaaaacctATCGAGCGGTTGCTGTAAGGGGTATTAATTATTTAGGGTAGATCTATACTTTGCATGTGTCAAAgtcaaagggagagagagaagagaaagcaaacagcGGGGGATTTCTGGTAGAAAAGAGATGCATTTGGGATTTACCGGGGcgaaaaagtaaaataaatataaggaaaaacatAAAAGTGAGGAGGGTAGGGTAGGGAAGGGCATGCTCTGATTCTGTCTGAATTTTGTGCCACGCTCTGTATATTCCTGAGATATTGAGGGGAAGCTTAAAGTCGTAAAAACAAAGCAGATGTTGTCACACGGTGAACTACAAAATAAGTCccgatttttttcctccttactATATTGCAAGAAACTTAAGGGAATTTTAGAAAACATCGATAAATATGCCAAGCAAAggcttgggctgggctgggcgtTGTGCTTAGATTGCTTTTACATTTGCTGTTTCCgttgcttttaaaaatacattatttcTAACGTTCACAAGCATCGACTTGCCTCGACTTAAGAACCACCCACAAAAAGCCGGCGTAAAGTTAAagtaatatttttattactatCTGCAACAAGTCAGCTGTGGGGCACATAATCTGACCTTGGCACCGAAATACATTTAACATCAGTAAaacattttggttggttgttgttgggtttgtttgtttgggtgttggggttttttggggttggttgtttttttagtgGAATTTATACATATAGTTAAATAATTTTTCACTTGGTGACAACATTCAGGCAAACAAAAGAGAGTAAGAAAAGGACTATACATGgattgggggggaggaggaaaacaaacaaaaaaataaattgtacCTTTCGGGGTTTGTTTGGAAGTTGCAAAAGTCCGATCTCTTCTTTTAGTGACTTTTTACAAATTCCCgttgagggcaggaggagagaggccctttccctttttccatgCAGGGTGAGTCCGAGTTTATCCCGGGAAAACCGTCTGGCAGTTTTTTAAAGCCGAGCTGCAGGTGGTTGGGGGTGGCGGGGGGGAGTTGTCGGGGGCGATTTTTTTCGCCGTCTCTTCCCGTCAGCGTTAAATAAAAAGTTTGTTGGTTTttcgttgttgttgttgggaGAGAGGAGTCGTCGCGCTTTTTCGTTGTTGCGTGGGGGttgttttaattctttttttagGCGCTGCTATTGTTTTGTGGCGAGTTTTGTGCGCGAGGGTGTTAACCCTATAGTTTGTCGAGGCTTTTGGGATTGGTGAGGATTTCTCTGGCTAGCCTCCAGGTCTGTTTGGCAGCGCTTTCCAGGGCCGAGTGGGGTTTGCCCTGAAAGAGGTCTAGGTTGGGGAGGAAGTAGTGTGGGCAGCGCCggcactgcaggcaggagatgagctgcagcaggatgccGTTCAGCCGGTCGCCCAGGCAAGCCTCGTCCCAGTCGGTCTCCCGCGGATGCTTCTCGCACTCGTACAGCAGCAGCGTCTTCATGTGGTAATTGTTGAGAGGCTGGCCGGGCAACTCCAGGTGCCGGTCGCGCAGCGTCTTCAGCACCGAGAGGCACTtgttcctgcagccccccatcAGCAGCCGGTTCTCGGCCTCGCCGAATTGCAGCACCCACGCGTCGCTCTCGGCCGAGCTCTGCTTGCCTGTGAGCGAGTAGCACTCCTTTGAGAGCAGGTTGAAGCCCTCCGCCTTCACCTCGGCCACCCGGTTGGGGCCGGGCCAGGGGATGTGAGGCATGGGCCACTGCGCCGCGCTGCGCGGCCAGATCCCCGTGCACTTGAAGGCGGGCGTGATCTGCACCACGTACCGCTCCCGGATGCGCAGCTTCACCTCGCTGGTGTCCGCAATCATCTTCACCACGTCCCGGTAGCTGCACTTGTCCACGGCCTGGGCCACCAGCGTTTGGAAGCGGGAGCGGATCTTGCGGGCGGACAAGTAGCCCGAGGCGGTGATGAACTCCACCCAGAGCGACATGCTGCGCTTGCGGCCGTCGCTCAGCTTCAGCACGGCGCAGCCCGGCAAGGAGCCGTCGTCTACGAAGTTGAAGACGCCCATCTGGTTGAGGTAGAGCACCACCTCAAACTCGGTGGGCGAGATCACCTCCAGCCCCTCGTAGCGGGCGTCGATCTCGCTGAGGGAGCTGATGAAGCGCGGCTCCTGCACCTCCACCTCCTTCAGCACGTCCGACACCACCTTGCAGACCTCCCGGATGGTCTTGGCGATAGCCGCCTTGCGCGCCTGGCAGCGCTCCGTGTAGTATTTGTTGAGCTGGTAGACTAGCTTGGCCTGAGCCGCGATCATGTTGGGGCACAGGTCCGGGCTGTACACCGGGCTCTCGCAGTACGTTGAGGGATCCAATGCTTTAGCGGTGGCTGCAGCTTTGCGGAGGGGCACCAGCCAGATCGCGGACCCCCAACCCCTCCGGGAAGAAGGCAGCGGGaagagcaattaaaaaaaaataataaaaaattgaGGACGACGACGAAtcacaaagcaaagcacagggggaaggaggaggaggaggaggaggaagaagagtggAAGTCGCAGGCGGGCTGGGTGATGCCGGAGAGTCGGGCACCCCCCCCGGAGGGCAAAGTTCTGGGTGGCggtgggggcagggaggtctGCGCTGCCCCTGCGCTCAGacgcccaccccccccctccagcccgCGCAgcgacaaaaagaaaagaaaaagagaaaaacaaaaaggcagctgTTTCAATAGTtcatggaaaaaacaaacaaaccaacccctacaaacaaaacccaaccccaaaacccaccaccaaaacgaaccaaaaaaaccccagacagaCTTCCCCAGCACTCGCAGAAGGTCCCCGCAGAAAAGCCGGTCGGCGGCGAAGTTTTAAATCGCGCAcgacaggagaggaggaggaggagaagaatgcGAGCAATGCCCAGAACGGAAGAGGgaactctctgtctgtctgtctgtctgcctcCCTCTCAGTCCGTGGCACCGCCAGAGATGTGCATGAGTTTGGCAGCCGCTCTCAGACTGTCAGGGGGTGTTGCTGatttcccttttcctgctgcaggcgTTGGCTGAACCCGGCTCTGGCTTGCTCTAGCCGTGGGCAGTTGGTCTGTGGTGGCTCATTCCTGTCCTGCAGCTCTCTATAGATTGTTTGAGATGTATAGGTACGGATAGAggttgggttgttgtttgtttttgttttttctttgcacAGACTGTGTTTTATCCTGAGAGCGGATGGGGGGTGTAGCTGCCGTGCTCGGGAgtggcttctcctccccctgcccacccctgcaaGTTTCTGCGCCTCCTCCTTCTCCGCCGTATGCCGGTGCCTCTCCGGCGCTGCCGCCGGCCCCGCTACTTTATGAATGGAGCTGGGGGGCGGAGCACCTCCGCCGGCAATCGCCGCCGAGCTGTCAGCAGCGCGGCCAATCGTGGCGGCTACGGCGGCGGCGTGCACGCTcttgccctctcctcctcctcctcttcgtcttcttccttctccccactgctgctggtggggcaggggagcccattttgctctctgctgggcttAACCAGGACGAGGAGCCCCGGCCGGTGGTGCCCTAAAGGTCATTGAATTCctcacccctgccatgggcaggaacacctcccgcTAGAGCAGGGTGCTAAGGGAAGCACGGGCAGGCGATGCCCGTGCTTCACCGCAGGCATAaatcctcctcctggctggtGCCGGGATGGAGGCAGGGAAATTGGAAATTGGGGCCGTCGCTTGGAGCACACCTTGTTCTACAGCCCTCGGTCACCTTCGTGTCGATGAATGTCCTGCTGTAAAGTTCTCCTCATGCTCCCGAAGCGCGGGGTTGAGTTATTCGAAAATAAATGGTGTTTTATGCAAGTTTGTGTTGGTAAGATAATTATTTGGACGTAACCCCATAGTTCGGTTACAACCGTTCAGAAAGAGCAGCTCTCTCGAGCCCCCCTCCCCGGGCAGTACATGCTCCAAAATCACCGGAAGGGAAAACAATTGCCGCATCTTGCATGCTGGGGttttctccctgccccaggccctgcagccccgCAGCGGGCAGCGGACGGGT
Above is a genomic segment from Dryobates pubescens isolate bDryPub1 chromosome 24, bDryPub1.pri, whole genome shotgun sequence containing:
- the MAB21L2 gene encoding protein mab-21-like 2: MIAAQAKLVYQLNKYYTERCQARKAAIAKTIREVCKVVSDVLKEVEVQEPRFISSLSEIDARYEGLEVISPTEFEVVLYLNQMGVFNFVDDGSLPGCAVLKLSDGRKRSMSLWVEFITASGYLSARKIRSRFQTLVAQAVDKCSYRDVVKMIADTSEVKLRIRERYVVQITPAFKCTGIWPRSAAQWPMPHIPWPGPNRVAEVKAEGFNLLSKECYSLTGKQSSAESDAWVLQFGEAENRLLMGGCRNKCLSVLKTLRDRHLELPGQPLNNYHMKTLLLYECEKHPRETDWDEACLGDRLNGILLQLISCLQCRRCPHYFLPNLDLFQGKPHSALESAAKQTWRLAREILTNPKSLDKL